In the Candidatus Methylomirabilota bacterium genome, one interval contains:
- a CDS encoding DUF4124 domain-containing protein: MTTRSVVLLLALTLFATGAAAQVFRWVDEQGGVHYAGRRDQVPEQYRSQLPPENPPEPATPAPQPVPEVSRQPANIPGECILLIQGLFRARESRSYRNCDECRKAVEVMRPEEASRASCIPAGQ, encoded by the coding sequence ATGACGACCCGCTCCGTCGTTCTGCTGCTCGCGCTGACGCTCTTCGCGACCGGCGCCGCGGCCCAGGTGTTTCGCTGGGTCGACGAGCAGGGCGGCGTCCACTACGCGGGCCGCCGTGACCAGGTTCCGGAGCAATACCGGTCGCAGCTTCCGCCCGAGAATCCCCCGGAGCCCGCGACGCCGGCGCCCCAGCCGGTGCCCGAGGTCTCGCGCCAGCCGGCCAACATCCCGGGCGAGTGCATTCTGCTCATCCAGGGCCTGTTCAGGGCGCGCGAATCGCGCTCGTACCGCAATTGCGACGAGTGCCGGAAGGCGGTCGAGGTGATGCGCCCCGAGGAGGCGTCCCGGGCCTCGTGCATCCCGGCCGGGCAGTAG